The Agarilytica rhodophyticola genome has a window encoding:
- the rpsG gene encoding 30S ribosomal protein S7 yields MPRRRVVAKREILPDPKFGNVTLAKFMNHVMISGKKSVAERIVYGALDIVGEKLNKDPLETFEEALENIAPLVEVKSRRVGGATYQVPVEVRPSRRVALAMRWLVEYSRSRSEKSMPQRLAGELIDAAQSKGGAVKKREDVHRMAEANKAFSHFRF; encoded by the coding sequence ATGCCTAGAAGAAGAGTCGTCGCTAAACGCGAGATCTTGCCAGATCCTAAGTTTGGCAATGTCACATTAGCGAAATTTATGAACCACGTTATGATCAGTGGTAAAAAGTCAGTCGCCGAGAGAATTGTTTACGGTGCTCTTGATATCGTTGGTGAAAAGCTTAACAAAGATCCACTGGAAACATTTGAAGAAGCATTAGAAAATATTGCTCCTCTTGTGGAAGTAAAATCTCGCCGTGTTGGTGGTGCTACTTACCAAGTTCCAGTAGAAGTAAGACCTTCTCGTCGTGTTGCTTTGGCAATGCGGTGGTTAGTGGAATACTCGCGTTCTCGTAGTGAAAAGTCTATGCCTCAGCGTTTGGCTGGTGAGTTAATTGACGCTGCTCAAAGTAAAGGCGGCGCAGTTAAGAAGCGTGAAGATGTTCACCGTATGGCAGAAGCAAACAAAGCGTTTTCTCACTTCCGCTTTTAA